One Kitasatospora sp. NBC_01287 DNA window includes the following coding sequences:
- a CDS encoding condensation domain-containing protein, with protein sequence MTTTEDTRPAPRGADPDGDRKRLLRLMRARKGLAVSSGGDELRRDPEGPAVTAFSQQSLWNGMRGATTHPVWRMCQGIGLRGPLDLPALQAALDAIVARHEVLRTRYLPGGQDGAPPVPVVAEPCAFPLRVAHAVESVDPASVLEELVSQETRRPLGADGTRPLGADGAPVIRGSLLRLSDEEHLLLVAAHRMAYDGWSRGVLLRELGTFYSPGAAPVAPAPLPVQYGDFARWQRARYSGEDAEEGVAYWTRRLAGAPSTLGLPTDLPRPAVRNHAGDGLPVIIDAELTEALGRLARERGATLFMVLHTAWAILLARLTGERDIVVGTPVANRQRTEVEGLLGYFANVAALRTTVDGELTVRGLIDQVKEMILAGHPHQGVPFGAVVRAMAEASPSGRWDTPALQIMINLVNTPLGAVTSHGLTFSPLVTAPRATEYEVSLIFAEREGGLAGGVVYAAELFSRATIARWIDQYTDVLRRMTAAPDDPVATLLAPAP encoded by the coding sequence ATGACCACCACCGAGGACACCCGACCCGCGCCGCGCGGCGCCGACCCGGACGGCGACCGCAAGCGCCTGCTCCGGCTCATGCGGGCCCGCAAGGGCCTGGCCGTGAGCAGCGGCGGCGACGAGCTGCGCCGCGACCCCGAGGGGCCGGCGGTGACCGCCTTCAGCCAGCAGTCCCTGTGGAACGGCATGCGGGGCGCCACCACCCACCCGGTGTGGCGGATGTGCCAGGGCATCGGCCTGCGCGGCCCGCTCGACCTGCCCGCCCTGCAGGCGGCGCTGGACGCGATCGTGGCCCGCCACGAGGTGCTGCGGACCCGGTACCTGCCGGGCGGGCAGGACGGCGCCCCGCCCGTGCCGGTGGTGGCCGAGCCCTGCGCGTTCCCGCTGCGCGTCGCCCACGCGGTGGAGTCGGTGGACCCGGCGAGCGTCCTGGAGGAGCTGGTCTCCCAGGAGACCCGGCGGCCGCTGGGCGCCGACGGCACCCGGCCGCTGGGCGCCGACGGCGCACCCGTCATCCGCGGCAGCCTGCTGCGGCTGTCCGACGAGGAGCACCTGCTGCTCGTCGCCGCGCACCGGATGGCCTACGACGGCTGGTCCCGCGGGGTGCTGCTGCGGGAGCTCGGCACCTTCTACAGCCCCGGCGCCGCCCCCGTGGCGCCCGCCCCGCTCCCCGTCCAGTACGGTGACTTCGCCCGCTGGCAGCGCGCGCGCTACTCCGGCGAGGACGCCGAGGAGGGCGTCGCGTACTGGACCCGCCGGCTGGCCGGGGCGCCCAGCACGCTCGGCCTGCCCACCGACCTGCCCCGCCCGGCGGTGCGCAACCACGCCGGCGACGGGCTGCCCGTCATCATCGACGCGGAGCTGACCGAGGCACTGGGCCGGCTCGCCCGGGAGCGCGGGGCCACGCTCTTCATGGTGCTGCACACCGCGTGGGCGATCCTGCTGGCCCGGCTGACCGGCGAGCGGGACATCGTCGTCGGCACGCCGGTCGCCAACCGGCAGCGCACCGAGGTCGAGGGCCTGCTCGGCTACTTCGCCAACGTGGCCGCGCTGCGCACCACCGTCGACGGGGAGCTGACGGTGCGTGGGCTGATCGACCAGGTCAAGGAGATGATCCTGGCCGGACATCCGCACCAGGGCGTGCCGTTCGGCGCCGTGGTGCGGGCCATGGCCGAGGCCTCGCCGTCGGGCCGCTGGGACACCCCGGCGCTGCAGATCATGATCAACCTGGTCAACACACCCCTGGGTGCGGTGACCTCCCACGGCCTGACCTTCTCCCCGCTGGTCACCGCGCCGCGCGCGACGGAGTACGAGGTGTCCCTCATCTTCGCCGAGCGTGAGGGCGGCCTGGCCGGCGGCGTGGTCTACGCGGCCGAGCTCTTCTCCCGCGCCACCATCGCCCGCTGGATCGACCAGTACACGGACGTCCTGCGCCGGATGACCGCGGCCCCCGACGACCCCGTGGCCACCCTGCTCGCCCCGGCCCCCTGA
- a CDS encoding MATE family efflux transporter, whose protein sequence is MALPIGIGLLFQTLYYLVDLYFIAPLGKADIAGVSGAGNATFLVLALTQVLGVGTVVLVSQAVGRKDRADATGAFNQALVLSVIGGGALLVAGYLLLGPYLDSITGDPAAVHAGRLYLYWFLPSLALQFPLATMSAGLRGIGIVQQPVMIQTLSVLLNALLAPFLIAGKGLGHGMGVAGAGLASTISVAFAVVVLAVYFQRTERHITIDPAQWRPRLDRWRRLLAIGLPAGAEYAFLFVNSALVYWAIRGFGSATQAGFGAGSRLMNAVLLPAIAVGFAAGPIAGQNFGAGRADRVVRTFSTAAVAIIAVMVPLTALVQLDPSGLMRLFSSDHAVDTAGGEFLRLQSWNFVAQGLIFTCSSLFQGLGNTRPALLSSSGRLVLFVVPLIWLHSRHDFSADQVWYLSIATVTVQALASLALLRVEFRRRLPGAGAGADPDPGPATALATAAEPA, encoded by the coding sequence ATGGCGTTGCCCATCGGGATCGGCCTGCTCTTCCAGACCCTCTACTATCTGGTCGACCTGTACTTCATCGCCCCGCTCGGCAAGGCGGACATCGCCGGGGTCAGCGGCGCGGGCAACGCCACCTTCCTGGTGCTGGCCCTCACCCAGGTCCTCGGCGTGGGCACGGTGGTGCTGGTCTCCCAGGCGGTCGGGCGCAAGGACCGGGCCGACGCGACCGGGGCGTTCAACCAGGCGCTGGTGCTCTCGGTGATCGGCGGCGGCGCCCTGCTCGTGGCCGGCTACCTGCTGCTCGGTCCGTACCTCGACTCGATCACCGGCGACCCGGCGGCGGTGCACGCCGGCCGCCTCTACCTGTACTGGTTCCTGCCGTCGCTGGCGCTGCAGTTCCCGCTCGCCACCATGAGCGCCGGGCTGCGCGGCATCGGCATCGTCCAGCAGCCGGTGATGATCCAGACGTTGAGCGTGCTGCTGAACGCGCTGCTCGCGCCGTTCCTCATCGCCGGCAAGGGCCTCGGCCACGGCATGGGCGTCGCCGGCGCCGGCCTGGCCAGCACCATCTCGGTCGCCTTCGCCGTGGTGGTCCTCGCGGTGTACTTCCAGCGGACCGAGCGCCACATCACCATCGATCCCGCCCAGTGGCGGCCCCGACTCGACCGCTGGCGGCGGCTGCTGGCCATCGGTCTGCCCGCGGGCGCCGAGTACGCGTTCCTCTTCGTCAACTCCGCCCTGGTCTACTGGGCGATCCGGGGCTTCGGGTCCGCCACCCAGGCCGGCTTCGGCGCCGGGTCGCGCCTGATGAACGCCGTGTTGCTGCCCGCCATCGCCGTCGGCTTCGCCGCCGGGCCCATCGCCGGACAGAACTTCGGCGCGGGCCGCGCCGACCGGGTCGTGCGCACCTTCTCCACCGCCGCCGTCGCCATCATCGCGGTGATGGTGCCGCTGACCGCGCTCGTCCAGCTGGACCCGTCGGGCCTGATGCGGCTGTTCAGCTCCGATCACGCGGTCGACACCGCGGGCGGGGAGTTCCTGCGCCTGCAGTCGTGGAACTTCGTGGCCCAGGGCCTGATCTTCACCTGCTCCAGCCTCTTCCAGGGCCTGGGCAACACCCGCCCGGCGCTGCTGAGTTCCAGCGGCCGGCTGGTGCTCTTCGTGGTGCCGCTGATCTGGCTGCACTCCCGCCACGACTTCAGCGCCGACCAGGTCTGGTACCTGTCCATCGCCACCGTCACCGTGCAGGCGCTGGCCAGCCTGGCCCTGCTCCGCGTGGAGTTCCGCCGCAGGCTGCCCGGCGCGGGCGCCGGCGCCGACCCCGACCCGGGCCCGGCGACGGCCCTGGCGACCGCCGCCGAACCGGCCTGA
- a CDS encoding acyl carrier protein: MDQDEIVRLIGAHTVEVLPELADHTFVPSDELQELGADSVDRAEIVSLVLESLALDIPRAELFGPQDIGELAERLAKKLADA, encoded by the coding sequence ATGGACCAGGACGAGATCGTCCGACTGATCGGCGCGCACACCGTCGAGGTGCTGCCCGAGCTGGCGGACCACACCTTCGTCCCCTCGGACGAGCTGCAGGAGCTGGGAGCCGACTCGGTGGACCGCGCCGAGATCGTCTCGCTGGTCCTGGAGTCGCTGGCGCTGGACATCCCGCGCGCCGAGCTCTTCGGCCCGCAGGACATCGGCGAGCTCGCCGAGCGACTGGCGAAGAAGCTCGCCGATGCCTGA
- a CDS encoding beta-ketoacyl synthase N-terminal-like domain-containing protein → MPEPVITGIGVTAAIGQGRDRFLEALLAGRQAFGVMTRPGRQHASSAFLGAEIAHLELPASVPAKVLRSVSWTSQVALATVTEAWEDAKADGVDPRRVGLIVGGSNLQQRELALLQDRHRDRPEFLKPGYGQLFLDTDVAAVCAEQLGVRGPVHTVGGASAAGALAVIEAAQAVREGRLDLCVAVGALSDLSSWECQALRSLGAMGSDRYADDPAAACRPFDRDRDGFVYGESCAALVIESAPAARRTPYADLAGWAFVADAHRSPHPSLDGESAVIRAALEHAGWRPEDVDYVNPHGSGSGRGDETELAALAACGLGGVRLNATKALTGHGISAAGAVEVAATLLQMEAGRLHPTRNLAHPIDPRPRWVGPEAEPHSVRRALSLSYGFGGINTAICLRNRDEHEETT, encoded by the coding sequence ATGCCTGAGCCGGTCATCACCGGGATAGGCGTCACGGCCGCCATCGGCCAGGGGCGCGACCGCTTCCTGGAAGCGCTCCTGGCCGGCCGGCAGGCCTTCGGCGTGATGACCCGGCCCGGCCGCCAGCACGCCTCCTCGGCCTTCCTCGGCGCGGAGATCGCGCACCTGGAGCTGCCGGCCTCGGTCCCCGCCAAGGTCCTGCGCAGCGTCTCCTGGACCAGCCAGGTCGCGCTGGCCACCGTCACCGAGGCGTGGGAGGACGCCAAGGCCGACGGCGTCGACCCGCGGCGCGTGGGCCTGATCGTCGGCGGCTCCAACCTGCAGCAGCGCGAACTCGCGCTGCTGCAGGACCGCCACCGCGACCGCCCGGAGTTCCTCAAGCCCGGCTACGGCCAGCTCTTCCTCGACACCGACGTGGCCGCGGTGTGCGCCGAGCAGCTCGGCGTGCGCGGCCCGGTCCACACCGTGGGCGGCGCCTCCGCGGCCGGCGCGCTGGCCGTCATCGAGGCAGCGCAGGCGGTCCGGGAGGGGCGCCTGGACCTCTGCGTCGCGGTCGGCGCCCTCTCCGACCTGTCCTCCTGGGAGTGCCAGGCGCTGCGCTCGCTGGGCGCGATGGGCTCGGACCGGTACGCCGACGACCCGGCCGCCGCGTGCCGCCCCTTCGACCGCGACCGCGACGGCTTCGTCTACGGCGAGAGCTGCGCGGCCCTGGTCATCGAGTCCGCGCCCGCCGCCCGGCGCACCCCCTACGCCGACCTGGCGGGCTGGGCCTTCGTCGCCGACGCCCACCGCAGCCCCCACCCGTCCCTGGACGGGGAGAGCGCGGTGATCCGCGCCGCCCTGGAGCACGCCGGCTGGCGGCCCGAGGACGTGGACTACGTCAACCCGCACGGCAGCGGGTCAGGGCGCGGCGACGAGACCGAACTCGCCGCCCTCGCCGCCTGCGGGCTCGGCGGCGTGCGGCTCAACGCCACCAAGGCGCTGACCGGCCACGGCATCAGCGCGGCCGGCGCGGTCGAGGTCGCCGCCACCCTGCTCCAGATGGAAGCCGGGCGGCTGCACCCGACCCGCAACCTCGCCCACCCCATCGACCCCCGCCCCCGCTGGGTGGGCCCCGAGGCCGAACCGCACTCCGTCCGCCGGGCGCTGAGCCTGAGTTACGGGTTCGGCGGCATCAACACCGCGATCTGCCTGCGCAACCGCGACGAACACGAGGAGACGACATGA
- a CDS encoding hydroxymethylglutaryl-CoA synthase family protein, which yields MTVGIEAMNVFGGSAVLDLERLAVHRSLDRTRFQNLLMKEKAVALPFEDPVTFAVNAARPIVDALSQEERDRIELVITCTESGVDFGKSMSTYIHHHLGLSRTVRLFELKQACYAGTAGFQMAVNFILSQASPGAKALVVATDISRFVVAEGGDALTQDWSFAEPSAGAGAVAMLISDRPEVFQVDVGANGYHGYEVMDTCRPIPDSEAGDADLSLLSYLDCAEQAFQEYSRRVADVDYRTTFDRLVFHTPFGGMVKGAHRMMMRKVARAKAPEIQPDFDRRVRPGLEFCQRVGNIMGGTVFLALASTIENSDLPGPSRIGCFSYGSGCCSEFYSGVVTPESRATLAAMGIAKHLDTRHQLTTDEYDLVVRGGTAIRFGTRNVTIDQDFLPQARAAQPGRPKLVLTGIREFHREYEWVR from the coding sequence ATGACAGTCGGCATCGAGGCCATGAACGTCTTCGGCGGCAGCGCGGTGCTCGACCTGGAACGGCTCGCCGTCCACCGGTCGCTGGACCGCACCCGCTTCCAGAACCTCCTGATGAAGGAGAAGGCCGTCGCCCTCCCCTTCGAGGACCCGGTCACCTTCGCCGTCAACGCCGCCCGCCCCATCGTGGACGCGCTCTCCCAGGAGGAGCGCGACCGCATCGAACTGGTCATCACCTGCACCGAGTCCGGCGTGGACTTCGGGAAGTCGATGAGCACGTACATCCACCACCACCTGGGCCTGAGCCGCACCGTGCGGCTCTTCGAGCTCAAGCAGGCCTGCTACGCCGGGACCGCCGGCTTCCAGATGGCCGTCAACTTCATCCTGTCGCAGGCCTCCCCCGGCGCCAAGGCACTGGTCGTGGCCACCGACATCTCGCGGTTCGTCGTCGCCGAGGGCGGTGACGCGCTCACCCAGGACTGGTCGTTCGCCGAGCCCAGCGCCGGAGCCGGCGCCGTCGCGATGCTGATCAGCGACCGCCCCGAGGTCTTCCAGGTGGACGTCGGTGCCAACGGCTACCACGGCTACGAGGTGATGGACACCTGCCGCCCGATCCCCGACAGCGAGGCCGGCGACGCCGACCTGTCGCTGCTGTCGTACCTGGACTGCGCCGAGCAGGCGTTCCAGGAGTACTCCCGGCGGGTCGCCGACGTGGACTACCGCACCACCTTCGACCGGCTGGTCTTCCACACCCCGTTCGGCGGCATGGTCAAGGGCGCGCACCGGATGATGATGCGCAAGGTCGCCCGCGCCAAGGCACCCGAGATCCAGCCGGACTTCGACCGCCGGGTGCGGCCCGGCCTGGAGTTCTGCCAGCGGGTCGGCAACATCATGGGCGGCACCGTCTTCCTCGCCCTGGCCAGCACCATCGAGAACTCCGACCTCCCGGGCCCGAGCCGGATCGGCTGCTTCTCCTACGGCTCCGGCTGCTGCTCGGAGTTCTACAGCGGCGTGGTGACGCCCGAGAGCCGGGCCACGCTCGCCGCCATGGGCATCGCCAAGCACCTCGACACCCGCCACCAGCTCACCACCGACGAGTACGACCTGGTCGTGCGCGGCGGCACCGCCATCAGGTTCGGCACCCGCAACGTCACCATCGACCAGGACTTCCTGCCCCAGGCCCGGGCCGCGCAGCCCGGCCGGCCCAAGCTGGTGCTCACCGGCATCCGCGAGTTCCACCGCGAGTACGAGTGGGTGCGATGA
- a CDS encoding enoyl-CoA hydratase/isomerase produces the protein MSSATYQSLRVSRQGTVCRIRMDRPQARNAINTTLVNEFRAALAEHRDTATVVVVEGLPEVFCTGADFAALGEGGQGGQGGQGGEGGARSGGGDPGPLYDLWLDLATGPFVSIAHIRGEVTAGGVGFAAACDIALADDTARFSLSELLWGLLPACVLPFLVRRTGEQAARYLTLTTQPVPVTDALRYGLVDAWDARSDDLLRRHLLRLRRLTKPAVTRCKAYFAELNPALAASRAPALAANREVFGDPRNLDAIARYVRTGRFPWEEEEVR, from the coding sequence ATGAGCTCGGCGACCTACCAGAGCCTGCGGGTCAGCCGCCAGGGCACCGTCTGCCGGATCCGGATGGACCGGCCGCAGGCCCGCAACGCCATCAACACGACGCTGGTCAACGAGTTCCGCGCCGCCCTCGCCGAGCACCGCGACACCGCGACCGTGGTCGTGGTCGAGGGCCTGCCCGAAGTGTTCTGCACGGGTGCCGACTTCGCCGCGCTCGGCGAGGGCGGCCAGGGCGGCCAGGGCGGCCAGGGCGGCGAGGGCGGCGCCCGCTCGGGCGGCGGCGACCCCGGCCCGCTGTACGACCTCTGGCTGGACCTGGCCACCGGTCCGTTCGTCAGCATCGCGCACATCCGGGGCGAGGTGACCGCGGGCGGCGTCGGCTTCGCCGCCGCCTGCGACATCGCGCTGGCCGACGACACGGCCCGGTTCAGCCTCTCCGAACTGCTCTGGGGGCTGCTGCCGGCCTGCGTGCTGCCCTTCCTGGTGCGGCGCACCGGGGAGCAGGCGGCCCGCTACCTGACGCTCACCACCCAGCCCGTCCCCGTCACCGACGCCCTGCGCTACGGGCTGGTGGACGCCTGGGACGCGCGCAGCGACGACCTGCTCCGCCGGCACCTGCTGCGGCTGCGCCGGCTCACCAAGCCCGCGGTGACCCGCTGCAAGGCGTACTTCGCCGAGCTGAACCCGGCCCTCGCCGCGTCCCGCGCCCCGGCGCTCGCCGCCAACCGCGAGGTCTTCGGCGACCCGCGCAACCTCGACGCCATCGCCCGGTACGTCAGGACCGGCCGGTTCCCCTGGGAAGAAGAGGAGGTCCGATGA
- a CDS encoding polyketide synthase, which translates to MTQPVVDIRETDPGVVRITMRDEEHRNTFSPRLVRGLIDAFAAVSTDPSYRAVVLTGYGPYFCTGGTREGLTMLHEGHGRFTDTNLYSLALECEIPVISAMQGHGVGGGFVFGLFADVVLLSRESIYTTNFMKYGFTPGMGATCVLPAKLGPDLAQEMLLSARGFRGDELARRGVGLTVLPRAEVLPRAGELAREIADKPRGALVALKAHLVRGLRQELPEVIERELVMHSATFHTAEVGERIERRFGR; encoded by the coding sequence ATGACCCAGCCAGTGGTCGACATCAGGGAGACCGACCCCGGCGTCGTGCGGATCACCATGCGGGACGAGGAGCACCGCAACACCTTCTCCCCGCGACTGGTGCGCGGCCTGATCGACGCCTTCGCGGCGGTCAGCACCGACCCCTCCTACCGGGCGGTCGTCCTCACCGGCTACGGCCCGTACTTCTGCACCGGCGGCACCCGTGAGGGGCTGACCATGCTGCACGAGGGCCACGGACGGTTCACCGACACCAACCTCTACAGCCTGGCGCTGGAGTGCGAGATCCCGGTGATCTCCGCCATGCAGGGCCACGGCGTCGGCGGCGGCTTCGTCTTCGGGCTCTTCGCCGACGTGGTGCTGCTGAGCCGGGAGAGCATCTACACCACCAATTTCATGAAGTACGGCTTCACGCCCGGCATGGGCGCCACCTGCGTGCTGCCCGCCAAGCTCGGCCCCGACCTGGCCCAGGAGATGCTGCTCTCCGCCCGTGGCTTCCGCGGCGACGAACTGGCCCGGCGCGGCGTGGGCCTGACCGTGCTGCCGCGCGCCGAGGTGCTGCCCCGGGCCGGCGAACTGGCCCGGGAGATCGCCGACAAGCCGCGGGGTGCCCTCGTCGCGCTGAAGGCGCACCTGGTGCGCGGCCTGCGCCAGGAGCTGCCCGAGGTGATCGAGCGCGAACTGGTGATGCACAGCGCCACGTTCCACACCGCGGAGGTCGGCGAGCGGATCGAGAGGCGGTTCGGCAGATGA
- a CDS encoding 2-oxo acid dehydrogenase subunit E2: MTTHAEPTHAEPTHAEPTHADAPAAEGRGRVGVPAPRLARAGDDAEVTRWHRAPGERVEAGEPLADLETDKVVLEVVAPAAGVLAEILAPVGATVAPGDVLAVVATREEADARTGVPPAVPAEPGEPAGRPGGGRREPMSRIRRRIGENLMRAQSTQAMVTTVSEVDLTAVRHLRERYNSRPGGAPRTRLGIVPFFVKAAVAALRRFPVVNATIDGPDVVHRDRYDLGVAVATDRGLLVPVVRDAGRRSFTELEEEIQALAARARSGRLDPADLQDGTFTITNGGVYGSLLSTPIINHPQCAILGLHAIQDRPVVVDGDIVVRPMMYTALTYDHRLVDGSEAVQFLGEIKRCLEEPRRLLADE, translated from the coding sequence ATGACGACGCACGCGGAGCCGACGCACGCGGAGCCGACGCACGCGGAGCCGACGCACGCGGACGCGCCGGCCGCCGAGGGGCGCGGCCGGGTCGGCGTCCCCGCGCCCCGGCTCGCCAGGGCCGGCGACGACGCCGAGGTCACCCGCTGGCACCGCGCACCCGGCGAGCGGGTCGAGGCCGGGGAGCCGCTGGCCGACCTGGAGACCGACAAGGTCGTCCTGGAGGTGGTGGCGCCGGCGGCCGGGGTCCTGGCCGAGATCCTGGCACCGGTCGGCGCGACGGTGGCGCCCGGTGACGTCCTGGCGGTCGTGGCGACCCGGGAGGAGGCTGACGCGCGGACCGGCGTGCCGCCGGCGGTACCCGCGGAGCCCGGGGAGCCCGCCGGCCGGCCGGGCGGCGGGCGCAGGGAGCCGATGAGCCGGATCCGCCGGCGCATCGGCGAGAACCTGATGCGCGCCCAGAGCACCCAGGCCATGGTCACCACCGTCAGCGAGGTGGACCTCACCGCGGTCCGGCACCTGCGCGAGCGGTACAACTCCCGCCCCGGCGGGGCCCCTCGCACCCGGCTCGGCATCGTGCCCTTCTTCGTCAAGGCCGCTGTCGCCGCGCTGCGCCGCTTCCCCGTGGTCAACGCGACGATCGACGGCCCGGACGTGGTGCACCGCGACCGCTACGACCTCGGTGTCGCCGTCGCCACCGACCGCGGCCTGCTGGTGCCCGTGGTCCGGGACGCCGGCCGCAGGTCCTTCACCGAACTGGAGGAGGAGATCCAGGCGCTCGCCGCCCGGGCCCGCTCGGGCCGGCTGGATCCGGCCGACCTCCAGGACGGCACCTTCACCATCACCAACGGCGGGGTGTACGGCTCGCTGCTGTCCACCCCGATCATCAACCACCCGCAGTGCGCCATCCTCGGGCTGCACGCGATCCAGGACCGGCCCGTCGTCGTCGACGGCGACATCGTGGTGCGGCCGATGATGTACACCGCGCTCACCTACGACCACCGCCTGGTCGACGGCAGCGAGGCGGTCCAGTTCCTGGGAGAGATCAAGAGGTGTCTGGAAGAACCGCGCCGACTGCTCGCCGACGAGTGA
- the fabD gene encoding ACP S-malonyltransferase, whose translation MAEPIVFMYSGLGSQYHRMGWTLYQQRPVFRAAMDRMDALLTRETGRGVLAEVFGAHHGVSEPFSDPALTHPAIFMTEYALTQELAEAGLVPDLVLGASAGMLAAAVAAGALPWEEALLSSAAQPELMRRSCGPGAMVAILDEPALFHSADLDRYGEIAAYNFDTHFVLSTTAELLPEVERVLTERQVVHQKLAVGLPYHSRWIEPARDAMLGHLRALPWAPPTVPVVCCAAARQLDRPTAEQLWTVAREPIRFQQTIRALEAAGAYRYLDVGPSGTLATSVKYLLDDTASTVTTVLSPFGGELARLEQLLADAPRVPRAPRDVAPATPVAPVALAAPAARVAPVAAPAPGSAAGAGGAAGAKTAFVFPGQGSQRRGMGAGLFDEIPEYRRVEREVDEIVGYSMRTLCLEDPDKLLSDTRYTQPSLYVVNALHYYRALQEGPVPDYVAGHSLGEYNALHAAGVFGLLDGLRLVKRRAELMAEVRGGGMAAVVGLGPDAVAEVIDRHGLWDLDIANLNAPTQVVVSGPREVVEGAGPAFEAAGARVYQPLRVSAAFHSRYMREVADEFAAFLAPMNFASPAVPVVANVTAGPIPPGDPTATVASLLTRQIAQPVRWSQSVDFLLDQGVTDIRECGPGKVLARLVQQIRQAREDQQQDQRDQQGQQGQQHEPHRRDRQERLAPPAAAHTAPGHTAPGHTAPGHRPHPAAVRLAPVGGGSSVREPVGHHG comes from the coding sequence ATGGCTGAGCCGATCGTCTTCATGTACTCCGGACTCGGATCGCAGTACCACCGGATGGGCTGGACGCTCTACCAGCAACGGCCGGTGTTCCGGGCGGCCATGGACCGGATGGACGCGCTCCTGACGCGCGAGACGGGCCGCGGCGTGCTGGCCGAGGTGTTCGGCGCGCACCACGGCGTCTCCGAGCCCTTCAGTGACCCCGCCCTCACCCATCCCGCGATCTTCATGACCGAGTACGCGCTCACCCAGGAGCTCGCCGAGGCCGGCCTGGTGCCCGACCTCGTCCTCGGAGCCAGCGCCGGCATGCTCGCCGCCGCGGTGGCCGCCGGCGCCCTCCCGTGGGAGGAGGCGCTGCTCAGCTCCGCCGCCCAGCCCGAGCTGATGCGGCGCAGCTGCGGCCCCGGTGCCATGGTGGCGATCCTGGACGAGCCCGCCCTCTTCCACAGCGCGGACCTGGACCGGTACGGCGAGATCGCCGCGTACAACTTCGACACCCACTTCGTGCTGTCCACCACCGCCGAGCTGCTGCCCGAGGTGGAGCGGGTGCTGACGGAACGTCAGGTCGTGCACCAGAAGCTCGCGGTCGGGCTGCCCTACCACTCGCGGTGGATCGAGCCCGCCAGGGACGCGATGCTCGGCCACCTGCGGGCGCTGCCGTGGGCGCCACCGACGGTGCCCGTGGTGTGCTGCGCCGCCGCCCGGCAGCTGGACCGGCCGACCGCCGAGCAGCTGTGGACCGTCGCGCGCGAACCCATCAGGTTCCAGCAGACCATCCGCGCCCTGGAGGCCGCGGGGGCCTACCGCTACCTCGACGTCGGCCCCTCCGGCACTCTGGCCACCTCGGTGAAGTACCTGCTGGACGACACCGCGTCCACCGTGACCACCGTGCTCTCGCCCTTCGGCGGGGAACTCGCGCGGCTGGAGCAACTCCTCGCCGACGCCCCGCGCGTCCCGCGAGCCCCGCGCGACGTGGCTCCCGCGACTCCCGTAGCTCCCGTAGCGCTCGCGGCTCCTGCGGCTCGCGTGGCTCCCGTAGCGGCGCCCGCGCCCGGGTCAGCCGCCGGGGCCGGCGGCGCCGCCGGGGCGAAGACCGCCTTCGTCTTCCCCGGCCAGGGCTCCCAGCGTCGCGGCATGGGCGCCGGGCTCTTCGACGAGATCCCCGAGTACCGGCGGGTCGAGCGCGAGGTGGACGAGATCGTCGGCTACTCGATGCGCACCCTCTGCCTGGAGGACCCGGACAAGCTGCTCTCCGACACCCGCTACACCCAGCCCAGCCTCTACGTCGTCAACGCCCTGCACTACTACCGCGCCCTCCAGGAGGGCCCGGTCCCCGACTACGTCGCCGGGCACAGCCTGGGCGAGTACAACGCCCTGCACGCGGCCGGGGTGTTCGGCCTGCTGGACGGCCTGCGGCTGGTGAAGCGGCGGGCCGAGCTGATGGCCGAGGTGCGCGGCGGCGGCATGGCCGCGGTCGTCGGCCTCGGGCCGGACGCGGTCGCCGAGGTCATCGACCGGCACGGCCTGTGGGACCTCGACATCGCCAACCTCAACGCGCCCACCCAGGTCGTCGTCTCCGGCCCGCGCGAGGTCGTCGAGGGCGCGGGACCCGCCTTCGAGGCGGCCGGCGCCCGCGTCTACCAGCCGCTGCGGGTCAGCGCCGCCTTCCACTCCCGCTACATGCGCGAGGTCGCCGACGAGTTCGCCGCCTTCCTCGCCCCGATGAACTTCGCCTCCCCCGCCGTCCCGGTCGTCGCCAACGTCACCGCCGGGCCGATACCGCCCGGCGACCCGACCGCGACCGTCGCCTCCCTGCTCACCCGGCAGATCGCGCAGCCCGTGCGCTGGAGCCAGAGCGTGGACTTCCTCCTCGACCAGGGCGTCACCGACATCCGGGAGTGCGGCCCCGGCAAGGTGCTGGCCCGGCTGGTCCAGCAGATCCGCCAGGCCCGCGAGGACCAGCAGCAGGACCAGCGGGACCAGCAGGGCCAGCAGGGCCAGCAGCACGAGCCGCACCGGCGCGACCGGCAGGAGCGCCTGGCCCCGCCGGCGGCCGCACACACCGCCCCCGGACACACCGCTCCCGGGCACACTGCTCCCGGGCACCGGCCGCACCCCGCCGCCGTGCGCCTCGCCCCGGTGGGAGGTGGCAGCAGTGTTCGCGAACCCGTCGGGCATCACGGCTGA